In one Nicotiana sylvestris chromosome 8, ASM39365v2, whole genome shotgun sequence genomic region, the following are encoded:
- the LOC138875012 gene encoding uncharacterized protein: MKAQALANHLAKNPVDEDYEPLRTYFPDEEVMHIDELEQIEKPGWKLFFDGAANIKGEGIGAVLISETGHHYLVTSQLRFYLEFRHIPRVHNEVVDALSTLASMLHHPDKVYVDPLHIQVRDQHAYCNMIEEELDGEPWFHDIKEYIRMRIYPVQATGDQENN; encoded by the exons atgaaagcccaagcattggccaatCATTTGGCCAaaaaccccgtcgatgaagattacgaaccattgagaacttattttcccgatgaagaagtgatgcatatcgatgaactggagcaaattgaaaaaccaggctggaaactcttctttgatggggctgctaacataaAAGGAGAGgggataggagctgtgcttatttctgaaacaggacatcactatcttGTTACATctcaacttcgtttctatt tggagttcaggcatattcccagggtccataatgaggtcgtcgatgctttgtctaccctggcatcaatgttgcaccatccagacaaagttTATGTcgatccactgcatattcaagtccgagatcagcatgcttactgtaacatgattgaagaagaacttgatggtgaaccatggttccacgatatcaaggaatacatcagaatgaggatatatccagtgcaagccacaggggatcaagaGAACAATTAg